The Hyalangium gracile genome includes a window with the following:
- a CDS encoding DUF3943 domain-containing protein, producing the protein MPTQAPFLAVLTLLSLSGLAHAEPPRLAADAPVASPDSSTHAGEVTATNPTEPSPVRRTWNAVGQVTGINVAVWTLDRYILGREWARISPDSWERNLQEGFVWDQDDFGTNQFAHPYHGSLYYNAARYHGFGYLGASLLTILGSLEWELFAETEYPSANDLANTSLGGIALGEVMHRLSLQVLDNRARGTQRIGRELLGAFLSPARGFNRLVAGESWRISSTTSERRAPPIRVSTRTGYLKLSDGDPMTHGSDQLFVQVSFLSGDPVYDVIREPFDAFQAAVQFNTNKEYQLISHAEVQATLATTPLASTEHSRLVLGLMQYFYYTNIQAYSIGAQSFSASLLYGREFSPGSGLRMGLHLRGVVLGSLSSEHSRSVGRDYDYGPGVDLALEATYQRGQWALASAQLDMAWMHTVNGSISNHLVSAGRFQVDVPVYRALGMGLGVVVFRRDSFYEEFDDTTQYASQFRAFISMH; encoded by the coding sequence ATGCCCACCCAGGCCCCCTTCCTGGCAGTGCTCACGCTGCTGTCGCTCTCAGGCCTGGCCCATGCCGAGCCCCCCAGGCTCGCGGCGGATGCGCCCGTCGCCTCGCCCGACTCCTCCACCCACGCGGGTGAAGTCACCGCCACGAACCCGACGGAGCCGTCTCCCGTGCGGCGAACCTGGAACGCCGTGGGACAGGTGACGGGCATCAACGTGGCCGTGTGGACGCTGGACCGGTACATCCTGGGTCGCGAGTGGGCTCGCATCAGCCCCGACTCCTGGGAGCGCAACCTCCAGGAAGGCTTCGTCTGGGACCAGGACGACTTCGGCACCAACCAGTTCGCCCACCCCTACCACGGCAGCCTCTACTACAACGCCGCGCGCTACCACGGCTTCGGCTATCTCGGCGCCAGCCTCCTCACCATCCTCGGCAGCCTCGAGTGGGAGCTGTTCGCCGAGACGGAGTACCCGTCCGCCAATGATCTCGCCAACACCAGCCTCGGCGGCATCGCCCTGGGCGAGGTCATGCACCGACTCTCCCTCCAGGTGCTCGACAACCGCGCCCGGGGCACGCAGCGGATCGGTCGCGAGCTGCTCGGCGCGTTCCTGAGTCCCGCTCGCGGCTTCAACCGGCTCGTGGCCGGAGAGTCCTGGCGCATCAGCTCCACGACGTCCGAGCGCCGCGCTCCCCCCATCCGAGTCTCCACCCGGACGGGCTACCTGAAGCTCTCGGATGGCGACCCGATGACGCACGGCTCGGATCAGCTCTTCGTGCAGGTCTCCTTCCTGTCCGGAGACCCCGTCTACGACGTCATCCGCGAGCCGTTCGATGCCTTCCAGGCCGCCGTGCAGTTCAACACCAACAAGGAATATCAGCTCATCAGCCACGCCGAGGTGCAGGCCACGCTCGCCACCACCCCGCTGGCGAGCACCGAGCACTCCCGGCTCGTGCTGGGGCTCATGCAGTACTTCTATTACACGAACATCCAGGCCTACTCGATTGGCGCCCAGTCCTTCAGCGCCAGCCTCCTCTACGGGCGTGAGTTCTCACCCGGTTCGGGGCTGCGCATGGGCCTCCATCTGCGTGGCGTGGTGCTCGGGAGCCTCTCCAGCGAGCACTCCCGATCCGTCGGCCGCGACTATGACTACGGCCCCGGCGTGGATCTCGCGCTCGAAGCCACGTATCAGCGCGGGCAGTGGGCGCTCGCCAGTGCCCAGCTGGACATGGCCTGGATGCACACCGTCAATGGTTCGATCAGCAACCACCTGGTCAGCGCCGGCCGGTTCCAGGTGGATGTCCCCGTCTACCGAGCCCTGGGCATGGGCCTGGGCGTCGTCGTCTTCCGCCGCGACAGCTTCTACGAGGAGTTCGACGACACCACCCAGTACGCCTCGCAGTTCCGGGCGTTCATTTCGATGCACTGA
- a CDS encoding ABC transporter permease, protein MVRPIDRKLLRDLSLLKGQVVTIALVVAAGITAYVSTFSVYRSLSDSQQAYYDRARFADVFVRLERAPNALLERLATLPGVAQVEGRVVEGVLLDMPALAEPVAGQIVSIPSRSQPLLNQLHLRAGRMVEPGRTDEVLVNEAFAKGHQLELGDRIVALVNGRRVALRMVGVVLSPEYVYAVPPGGIWDDNLRFGVFWMERDALAAAFRMEGAFNDVLVRLIPGASAESVVDELDRLLKPYGGLGAFPRNKQISDRYVSQEIQQLYAQATVVPLIFLAVAAFLVNVVLSRLIGTQREQIAALKALGYSDLSVGLHYLKLVMVVVGLGAVVGTGMGVAAGQGLMSLYSEAFRFPLLTFRLDLSMVVVSVLFSFASAVVGALASVRQVARLPPAEAMRPASPPTYRPTLLERSGFHRLFSQAGRMVLRDLERRPWRLLFSSLGIGLAVAILIVGSFSIDSVRYVIGVQYGLAQREAISLAFSRSVPDRARREVEQIPGVLHTEPLRMVPVRLVAGPRSYETAIQGLPSDGVHRQVLDAKLRPVALKAGGLMVGRELARRLGVGLGDTVRLEVQDGSRPVREARVAFLVDDLIGLSAYMELESLERLLGDDGVITGATLTVDPARMDEIYARLKELPLVAGVGRSDLFKMQFEKQIAEVMVVFTVVLAAFAAAIAVGIVYNNARIALAVRSRDLASLRVLGFTRREISVILLSEIATSLLLALPMGLVLGRLFAIWVAGAAVDTELFRLPAIIDPRTYAFAVIVVLVAGVVSALLVRRRLDHLDLIGVLKTRE, encoded by the coding sequence ATGGTGAGGCCGATCGACAGGAAGCTCCTGAGGGACTTGTCGCTCCTGAAGGGGCAGGTGGTGACGATCGCGCTCGTGGTGGCGGCGGGCATCACGGCGTACGTGTCCACCTTCAGCGTCTACCGCTCGCTCTCCGACTCGCAGCAGGCGTACTACGATCGCGCCCGGTTCGCGGACGTGTTCGTCCGGCTGGAGCGCGCGCCCAACGCGCTGCTCGAGCGCCTGGCCACGCTGCCCGGGGTGGCGCAGGTGGAGGGGCGGGTGGTGGAGGGCGTGCTGCTGGACATGCCCGCCCTGGCCGAGCCGGTGGCGGGACAGATCGTCTCCATCCCGAGCCGCAGTCAGCCGCTGCTCAACCAGCTCCACCTGCGCGCCGGGAGGATGGTGGAGCCCGGGCGGACCGACGAGGTGCTCGTCAACGAGGCCTTCGCCAAGGGGCACCAGCTGGAGCTCGGCGATCGCATCGTGGCGCTGGTCAACGGCCGGCGGGTGGCGCTGCGCATGGTGGGCGTGGTGCTGTCTCCCGAGTACGTCTACGCGGTGCCTCCCGGGGGCATCTGGGACGACAACCTGCGCTTCGGCGTCTTCTGGATGGAGCGCGACGCGCTGGCGGCCGCGTTCCGGATGGAGGGGGCCTTCAATGACGTGCTCGTCCGGCTGATCCCGGGCGCCAGCGCCGAGAGCGTGGTGGACGAGCTGGATCGGCTGCTGAAGCCCTATGGAGGGCTGGGGGCGTTCCCCCGGAACAAGCAGATCTCGGATCGGTACGTCTCGCAGGAGATCCAGCAGCTCTACGCGCAGGCCACCGTGGTGCCGCTCATCTTCCTGGCGGTGGCGGCGTTCCTCGTCAACGTGGTGCTCTCCCGGCTGATCGGCACCCAGCGCGAGCAGATCGCCGCGCTCAAGGCGCTGGGCTACTCGGATCTGTCCGTGGGGCTGCACTACCTGAAGCTGGTGATGGTGGTGGTGGGACTGGGCGCGGTGGTGGGCACGGGGATGGGAGTGGCGGCGGGGCAGGGGCTGATGAGCCTGTACTCGGAGGCCTTCCGCTTCCCCCTGCTGACGTTCCGGCTGGATCTGAGCATGGTGGTGGTCTCCGTCCTCTTCAGCTTCGCCTCGGCGGTGGTGGGAGCGCTCGCCTCGGTGCGCCAGGTGGCTCGGCTGCCTCCGGCGGAGGCCATGCGCCCCGCGTCGCCTCCCACCTACCGGCCCACGCTCCTGGAGCGCAGCGGCTTCCATCGGCTGTTCTCGCAGGCCGGGCGCATGGTGCTGAGGGATCTCGAGCGGCGCCCGTGGCGGTTGCTGTTCTCGTCGCTGGGGATCGGGCTGGCGGTGGCCATCCTCATCGTGGGCAGCTTCTCCATCGACTCGGTCCGCTACGTCATCGGCGTGCAGTACGGGCTGGCCCAGCGCGAGGCGATCTCGCTGGCCTTCTCCAGGTCCGTGCCGGATCGCGCCCGGCGCGAGGTGGAGCAGATCCCCGGCGTGCTGCACACCGAGCCGCTGCGCATGGTGCCGGTGCGGCTGGTGGCGGGGCCTCGGAGCTACGAGACGGCCATTCAGGGCCTGCCCTCGGACGGGGTACACCGGCAGGTGCTGGACGCGAAGCTGCGGCCTGTCGCGCTGAAGGCCGGGGGGTTGATGGTCGGCCGCGAGCTGGCACGGCGCCTGGGCGTCGGCCTGGGAGACACCGTCCGCCTCGAGGTGCAGGACGGGAGCCGGCCCGTTCGCGAGGCGCGGGTGGCCTTCCTGGTGGACGATCTGATCGGGCTCTCGGCGTACATGGAGCTCGAGTCGCTGGAGCGGCTGCTCGGGGATGATGGCGTCATCACGGGCGCCACGCTCACGGTGGATCCGGCGCGGATGGACGAGATCTACGCGCGCCTCAAGGAGCTGCCGCTGGTGGCGGGGGTGGGGCGCTCGGATCTCTTCAAGATGCAGTTCGAGAAGCAGATCGCGGAGGTGATGGTCGTCTTCACCGTGGTGCTCGCGGCCTTCGCGGCGGCCATCGCGGTGGGCATCGTCTACAACAACGCGCGGATCGCGCTGGCGGTGCGCTCGAGGGATCTCGCCAGCCTGCGGGTGCTGGGGTTCACCCGCCGGGAGATCTCCGTCATCCTGCTGAGTGAGATCGCCACGAGCCTGTTGCTGGCGCTGCCCATGGGGCTGGTGCTCGGCAGGCTGTTCGCCATCTGGGTCGCCGGCGCCGCGGTGGACACCGAGCTGTTCCGCCTGCCCGCGATCATCGATCCACGCACCTACGCCTTCGCGGTCATCGTCGTGCTGGTGGCTGGCGTGGTGAGCGCGCTACTCGTCCGCCGGCGGCTGGATCACCTGGACCTCATCGGCGTGCTCAAGACACGGGAATAG
- a CDS encoding ABC transporter ATP-binding protein gives MDAAVSQAQDAAPVVLSARALTKVYRMGEVDVHALRGVDFEMRKGEFVVLLGASGSGKSTLLNIIGGLDVPTSGQVQYLDHDLTHASERELTRYRREHVGFVFQFYNLIPSLTARENVALVTDIAEDPMRPEDALERVGLGARLDHFPAQLSGGEQQRVALARAIAKRPALLLCDEPTGALDAKTGRVVLEVIARINQELGTTTAVITHNAPIAQMADRVVTLTDGRVSSVRQNAVKRSPSELEW, from the coding sequence ATGGATGCCGCCGTGTCACAGGCCCAGGACGCAGCGCCCGTGGTGCTGAGCGCCCGAGCCCTCACCAAGGTCTACCGGATGGGCGAGGTCGACGTGCACGCGCTACGCGGCGTGGACTTCGAGATGCGGAAGGGGGAGTTCGTCGTCCTGCTGGGGGCCTCGGGCAGCGGCAAGTCCACGCTGCTCAACATCATCGGAGGGCTGGATGTGCCGACGAGCGGTCAGGTCCAGTACCTCGATCATGACCTGACGCACGCGAGCGAGCGGGAGCTCACCCGCTACCGGCGCGAGCACGTGGGCTTCGTCTTCCAGTTCTACAACCTGATCCCCAGCCTCACCGCGCGGGAGAACGTGGCGCTGGTGACGGACATCGCCGAGGACCCGATGCGCCCGGAGGACGCGCTGGAGCGGGTGGGGCTCGGGGCGCGGCTGGATCACTTCCCGGCGCAGCTCTCGGGCGGTGAGCAGCAGCGGGTGGCGCTCGCGCGAGCCATCGCCAAGCGCCCGGCGCTGCTGCTGTGCGACGAGCCCACGGGCGCCCTGGATGCGAAGACGGGCCGCGTGGTGCTGGAGGTGATCGCCCGCATCAACCAGGAGCTGGGGACCACCACCGCCGTCATCACCCACAACGCCCCCATCGCGCAGATGGCCGATCGGGTCGTCACGCTGACGGACGGGCGGGTCTCCAGCGTGCGCCAGAACGCGGTCAAGCGGTCGCCGTCGGAGCTGGAATGGTGA
- a CDS encoding efflux RND transporter periplasmic adaptor subunit has translation MKKWLKRALLALLALALVGAIASAYRPRPVAVDVEEVTRGPFEVTVTEPGKTRVKDRYIISAPVGGYLDRISLKPGDAVTEGQVLAQLGSLDPPLLDARSRAQADAQVRAALAGRDQAEAGVKRAQTALEFARSEVARQEKLAAGGSASAQSLETARFEERSRAQELASAQSAVRIAEQQLEMARAARGRMERRPAEHERLEIRAPVRGWVLRVMQESEGAVAPGVPLMEIGDPEVLEVVVDVLSQDAVRIRPGARARIENWGGDYPLEGRVRRVEPAAFTRTSALGVEEQRVNVLMTLEEPVERRKALGDGYRVEARVTLWDGADVVQVPESALFRQGAGWAVFLAQEGRVRLRPIQVGQRNGFKAQVMEGLAPGERVIVHPGDSVKDGVAYTERPRS, from the coding sequence ATGAAGAAATGGCTGAAGAGAGCGCTGCTCGCCCTGCTGGCCCTCGCCCTGGTGGGAGCCATCGCCTCGGCGTACCGGCCCCGGCCCGTGGCGGTGGATGTCGAGGAGGTGACCCGAGGCCCCTTCGAGGTGACGGTGACGGAGCCCGGCAAGACTCGGGTGAAGGATCGCTACATCATCTCCGCGCCGGTGGGCGGGTACCTGGATCGCATCTCGCTGAAGCCGGGGGACGCCGTGACGGAGGGGCAGGTGCTCGCCCAGCTCGGCTCGTTGGATCCGCCGCTGCTGGATGCGCGCTCGAGGGCCCAGGCGGACGCGCAGGTGCGAGCGGCGCTGGCGGGCCGGGATCAGGCGGAGGCGGGGGTGAAGCGCGCGCAGACGGCGCTGGAGTTCGCCCGCTCCGAGGTGGCCCGGCAGGAGAAGCTCGCGGCGGGCGGGAGCGCCAGCGCGCAGAGCCTGGAGACGGCCCGCTTCGAGGAGCGCAGCCGCGCGCAGGAGCTGGCCTCGGCGCAGTCCGCCGTGCGCATCGCCGAGCAGCAGCTCGAGATGGCGCGCGCGGCCCGAGGGCGGATGGAGCGGCGGCCTGCGGAGCACGAGCGTCTGGAGATCCGGGCGCCCGTGCGGGGCTGGGTGTTGCGCGTGATGCAGGAGAGCGAGGGCGCCGTGGCTCCGGGAGTGCCGCTGATGGAGATCGGCGATCCGGAGGTCCTGGAGGTGGTGGTGGATGTGCTCTCGCAGGACGCGGTGCGCATCCGTCCCGGCGCGCGTGCGCGGATCGAGAACTGGGGTGGAGACTATCCGCTAGAGGGGCGGGTGCGGCGGGTGGAGCCTGCGGCCTTCACCCGGACGTCCGCGCTGGGCGTGGAGGAGCAGCGGGTGAACGTGCTCATGACGCTCGAGGAGCCCGTGGAGCGGCGCAAGGCACTGGGAGACGGATACCGCGTGGAGGCGCGCGTCACGCTGTGGGACGGCGCGGACGTGGTGCAGGTGCCAGAGAGCGCCCTGTTCCGCCAGGGCGCGGGGTGGGCGGTGTTCCTGGCGCAGGAGGGGCGGGTGCGGCTGCGTCCGATCCAGGTGGGCCAGCGCAACGGCTTCAAGGCGCAGGTGATGGAGGGGCTCGCGCCGGGAGAGCGGGTGATCGTCCACCCGGGGGACAGCGTGAAGGACGGCGTCGCGTACACCGAGCGTCCCCGGAGCTGA
- a CDS encoding imm11 family protein: MIPIGRPGRALDFTLAGFSIPVVHVRVASVFTELAPRDVQVLPVDIQGQPDQFCILVVTRLVRCIDDKASEEVEYWTPEDGRPEKVGQYRDVYGMRIDPSKVGDAKIFRTWGWTVALIVSEDIKQALERAGVTGVKFKEVTGPSSISPAERERNQRLIELRKQTDAAREAFWRTLGRLDEEAIIPIVVGGSWPARRQVWRIIHRPGGRTLLVTDGLSDFFVDRPEPSVGFGLELALETNEPLQEAEKSWPLLLLERVADEVAEHEHVREKMKTGLMSMEVSGKGMPQSLVTQNGRVGVLLGMEPSALPRDFTMPSGEVRLVTVKALLPTELAYLLEHGKNGRDELLRRFDAAGHGHLSLVGRSPVV, encoded by the coding sequence ATGATTCCCATCGGCCGTCCGGGCAGGGCTCTCGACTTCACCCTCGCAGGCTTCAGCATCCCGGTCGTTCACGTCAGGGTGGCTTCCGTCTTTACCGAGCTGGCCCCACGTGACGTTCAGGTTCTTCCGGTGGACATCCAAGGTCAGCCAGACCAGTTCTGCATCCTCGTTGTCACACGGCTTGTCCGGTGTATCGATGACAAGGCCTCGGAGGAGGTGGAGTACTGGACGCCAGAAGATGGAAGACCCGAGAAAGTCGGGCAGTACCGAGACGTGTATGGCATGCGCATCGACCCCTCGAAGGTAGGTGACGCCAAGATCTTCCGGACCTGGGGCTGGACGGTGGCGCTCATCGTCTCCGAGGACATCAAGCAGGCGCTGGAGCGCGCGGGCGTCACGGGCGTGAAGTTCAAGGAGGTCACCGGCCCGAGTTCCATCAGTCCGGCGGAGCGTGAACGAAACCAGCGTCTCATCGAGCTGCGGAAGCAGACGGACGCCGCCCGCGAAGCCTTCTGGCGCACCCTGGGAAGACTGGACGAGGAAGCCATCATCCCTATCGTCGTGGGTGGCTCATGGCCCGCCCGACGCCAGGTCTGGCGCATCATCCATCGTCCAGGTGGGCGCACCCTGCTGGTGACGGACGGACTCTCGGACTTCTTCGTGGACCGCCCCGAGCCGTCCGTGGGCTTCGGCCTGGAGTTGGCCCTGGAGACAAATGAGCCCCTCCAGGAGGCCGAGAAGAGCTGGCCCCTGCTGCTCCTGGAGCGGGTGGCGGATGAAGTGGCGGAGCACGAGCACGTTCGCGAGAAGATGAAGACGGGCTTGATGTCCATGGAGGTCTCCGGCAAGGGCATGCCCCAGTCACTCGTCACCCAGAATGGCAGGGTGGGTGTGCTGCTGGGCATGGAGCCAAGCGCGCTCCCCCGGGACTTCACCATGCCTTCCGGGGAGGTGCGGCTCGTTACCGTCAAGGCGCTGCTGCCGACAGAGCTGGCCTACCTCCTGGAGCACGGCAAGAACGGTCGGGACGAGCTGCTTCGGCGATTCGACGCGGCGGGCCACGGACACCTGTCCCTCGTAGGGCGAAGCCCGGTGGTGTAA
- a CDS encoding serine/threonine-protein kinase, producing the protein MKTARGRAVKPGALPGKKRMRDEELLEALEIRSGSPGAGEVYPAVSAPPVQTQPTAPLRRPSVDEAEKVAVAEWQPPPCREVPAPGRTVAGRYTVLERLGEGGMSVVLAAYDARLDRRVALKLLRMEANPDDVHPELRMVREAQAMARLNHPHVVAVYDSGQLEDGSFFIAMEYVEGQTLRQWCKEKPRSWREVLEIFQLAGSGLAAAHAAGLVHRDFKPDNVLVGRDGRVRVTDFGVARPVSRPDTPPLPVPPPLPPGAWDTALTLPGYVVGTPRYLAPELFAGAPADTRSDLFSFCVALYEALCGQPAFSGPPDSTPVTPPPAHLPAWLMRAVLQGLSADPTQRPASMPALLKALAEHPAIRRDARLRMAAVGVAMVAMVALAAWGWLGQQEQAPDCSHMERRLAGIWDAGVQQRVRQALEGTGLPYAPATAERVSSALDDYARTWARMRGEACGAAREQAGTPRSLAVLQEYCLERRRSQLRALTELLGRDSDPELLPRAVEAAQGLPPLEYCADAQSLTAAVPPPEDPELRARVEALQEDVDRLEALYEAGKYSEGMGFGARLLPQVAQVDFPALHARALYQLAQNLEGAGEFKQAEARVREAIPLAAQGRDDALQSRAWGLLTLVLGARQGRFAEAQGLELITASAAARTEDPLARAEALNALGTLMNGVDRYDEAQRLFEEALALWQQVRGPRHPYVAGFRSNLGVVLLMRGEYEAARVHIEGAQSLWEEVLGPEHPYLVHSLLSLGQVHARLGHPQEALAKLDRALALVDEVLGPEHPYRTGPLTVQGQVLTELGRYAEAEQRHQQALALFEKVLGPEHPSISEPLLGLGQLRRLQGQPAEALPLLERALGTAQGSTRAEVQFELAQALWSARAGDPRARQLASQAHEHWQRLGHPEKARTEQWLAAHPGP; encoded by the coding sequence GTGAAGACTGCGCGCGGCCGGGCTGTGAAGCCCGGAGCACTTCCCGGGAAGAAGCGGATGCGCGACGAGGAGCTGCTGGAGGCCCTGGAGATCCGTTCCGGCTCGCCCGGAGCGGGAGAGGTCTACCCCGCCGTCAGTGCGCCGCCCGTTCAAACCCAGCCCACCGCGCCGCTGCGCCGGCCCTCCGTGGACGAGGCAGAGAAGGTGGCGGTCGCGGAATGGCAGCCACCGCCCTGCCGCGAAGTGCCGGCGCCCGGCCGCACCGTGGCCGGGCGCTACACGGTGCTGGAGCGGCTCGGTGAGGGCGGCATGAGCGTGGTGCTGGCCGCCTATGACGCGCGGCTGGACCGACGCGTGGCCCTCAAGCTGCTGCGCATGGAGGCCAACCCGGACGACGTCCATCCGGAGCTGCGCATGGTGCGAGAGGCGCAGGCCATGGCCCGCCTCAACCACCCGCACGTGGTGGCAGTCTACGACTCGGGGCAGCTGGAGGACGGCTCGTTCTTCATCGCCATGGAGTACGTGGAGGGCCAGACGCTGCGCCAGTGGTGCAAGGAGAAGCCTCGCTCCTGGCGCGAGGTGCTGGAGATCTTCCAGCTCGCCGGCAGCGGACTGGCCGCCGCGCACGCCGCGGGCCTCGTGCACCGCGACTTCAAGCCGGACAATGTGCTGGTGGGCCGGGACGGGCGCGTGCGCGTGACGGACTTCGGCGTGGCGAGACCGGTGTCCCGCCCCGACACGCCTCCCCTCCCCGTGCCCCCACCCCTGCCGCCCGGCGCCTGGGACACCGCGCTCACCCTGCCGGGCTACGTGGTGGGCACTCCCCGCTACCTGGCTCCCGAGCTGTTCGCCGGCGCCCCGGCGGACACGCGCAGCGATCTGTTCTCCTTCTGCGTGGCCCTCTACGAGGCCCTCTGTGGCCAGCCGGCCTTCTCGGGGCCTCCGGACAGCACCCCCGTCACCCCGCCTCCAGCCCACCTGCCCGCCTGGCTGATGCGGGCCGTGCTCCAGGGGCTGTCCGCCGATCCCACGCAGCGCCCTGCCTCCATGCCCGCGCTGCTGAAGGCGCTGGCGGAGCATCCCGCCATCCGCCGCGATGCCCGGCTCCGGATGGCCGCCGTGGGGGTGGCGATGGTGGCGATGGTGGCGCTGGCGGCCTGGGGCTGGCTGGGCCAGCAGGAGCAGGCGCCGGACTGCTCTCACATGGAGCGCAGGCTGGCCGGCATCTGGGATGCCGGAGTCCAGCAGCGGGTGCGGCAGGCCCTGGAGGGTACCGGGCTGCCCTACGCGCCCGCCACCGCCGAGCGCGTGTCCTCGGCGCTGGACGACTACGCCCGCACCTGGGCGCGCATGCGTGGCGAGGCGTGCGGGGCGGCTCGGGAGCAGGCGGGGACGCCTCGGAGCCTCGCGGTGCTGCAGGAGTACTGCCTCGAGCGGCGGCGCAGCCAGCTCCGCGCGCTCACCGAGCTGCTGGGGCGAGACTCGGACCCGGAGCTGCTGCCTCGCGCGGTGGAAGCCGCCCAGGGGCTGCCTCCGCTGGAGTACTGCGCGGATGCCCAGTCGCTGACGGCCGCCGTGCCTCCGCCGGAGGATCCCGAGCTCCGGGCCAGGGTCGAGGCCCTCCAGGAGGACGTGGACCGGCTGGAGGCGCTGTACGAGGCGGGCAAGTACTCGGAGGGCATGGGGTTTGGCGCCCGGCTGCTGCCGCAGGTGGCCCAGGTGGACTTCCCCGCCCTGCATGCGCGGGCGCTGTACCAGCTGGCCCAGAACCTGGAAGGCGCCGGAGAGTTCAAGCAGGCCGAGGCTCGCGTGCGCGAGGCCATCCCCCTGGCCGCCCAGGGCCGGGACGATGCGCTGCAGTCGCGCGCCTGGGGCCTGCTCACCCTGGTGCTGGGGGCCCGCCAGGGCCGCTTCGCGGAGGCGCAGGGCCTGGAGCTCATCACCGCCTCGGCCGCGGCTCGCACCGAGGATCCCCTGGCCCGCGCCGAGGCGCTCAACGCCCTGGGCACGCTGATGAACGGCGTGGATCGCTACGACGAGGCCCAGCGGCTCTTCGAGGAGGCCCTGGCGCTCTGGCAGCAGGTGCGCGGGCCGCGACATCCCTACGTCGCGGGCTTCCGCAGCAACCTGGGCGTCGTCCTGCTCATGCGAGGAGAGTACGAGGCGGCTCGGGTACACATCGAGGGCGCGCAGAGCCTCTGGGAGGAAGTGCTGGGACCGGAGCACCCCTACCTGGTCCACTCGCTCCTCAGCCTGGGCCAGGTGCACGCGCGCCTGGGCCACCCCCAGGAGGCGCTGGCGAAGCTCGATCGCGCGCTGGCCCTCGTCGACGAGGTGCTGGGCCCGGAGCACCCCTACCGCACCGGGCCCCTCACCGTGCAGGGCCAGGTGCTCACCGAGCTGGGGCGCTACGCGGAGGCGGAGCAGCGCCATCAGCAGGCGCTGGCGCTGTTCGAGAAGGTGCTGGGCCCCGAGCACCCGAGCATCTCCGAGCCCCTGCTCGGCCTGGGCCAGCTGCGGCGGCTCCAGGGCCAGCCCGCCGAGGCGCTGCCCCTGCTGGAGCGAGCCCTGGGCACCGCCCAGGGCTCCACCCGCGCCGAGGTGCAGTTCGAGCTGGCCCAGGCGCTCTGGAGCGCCCGTGCCGGGGACCCGCGCGCCCGGCAGCTGGCCTCGCAGGCGCACGAGCACTGGCAGCGCCTGGGGCACCCCGAGAAGGCCCGGACCGAGCAGTGGCTGGCCGCGCACCCGGGGCCTTGA
- a CDS encoding endonuclease/exonuclease/phosphatase family protein, giving the protein MRLASLIPLALLATTLACATTAQPGHAAGARAPEEARESGHLRLMTYNIKSATRGLDDVVEVIRSARPDIVALQEVDCRSRRAGRLDQAAVLAERVGLSYHGHFRTRDMYGGAYGIALLSRFPVESLAQYALPVNEGGEPRTVVHAVLRVEGREVSVYLTHLIHSPFRSRIRLRQGVLIAGLLERDSRPRILMGDFNDGPDSLTVRLLRRRMVDVFDASGSGPSGTFQLPLPFLPSVRIDYVLASDAFTPLASRVPRVEASDHYPVIADVRLEQAPDGGPGVSASK; this is encoded by the coding sequence ATGAGACTCGCCTCGCTCATCCCGCTTGCGCTACTCGCGACGACGCTCGCCTGCGCGACGACAGCTCAGCCGGGGCACGCCGCGGGAGCACGTGCGCCGGAGGAGGCCCGCGAGTCCGGGCACCTGCGCTTGATGACCTACAACATCAAGTCCGCCACGAGGGGGCTGGATGATGTGGTGGAGGTGATCCGCTCGGCTCGGCCCGACATCGTCGCGCTGCAGGAGGTGGACTGCCGCAGCCGCCGCGCGGGAAGACTGGATCAGGCGGCGGTGCTCGCCGAGCGCGTGGGGTTGTCGTACCACGGGCACTTCCGGACGCGAGACATGTACGGCGGCGCCTATGGCATCGCCCTGCTGTCGCGCTTTCCGGTGGAGTCGTTGGCGCAGTACGCGCTACCGGTGAACGAGGGTGGGGAGCCTCGGACGGTGGTGCACGCGGTCCTTCGGGTGGAGGGGCGCGAGGTCAGCGTCTACCTGACGCACCTCATCCACTCCCCGTTCCGGAGCCGCATCCGCCTGCGCCAGGGTGTGCTCATTGCCGGGTTGCTCGAGAGGGACTCGCGGCCCAGGATCCTGATGGGGGACTTCAACGACGGGCCGGACTCGCTGACGGTGAGGTTGCTGCGGCGACGGATGGTGGATGTCTTCGACGCGAGTGGCTCGGGGCCCTCCGGCACGTTCCAGCTGCCGTTGCCGTTCCTGCCGTCGGTGCGCATCGACTACGTGCTGGCCTCGGATGCCTTCACGCCGCTGGCGAGTCGGGTGCCGCGGGTGGAGGCCTCCGACCACTACCCGGTGATCGCGGACGTGCGGCTGGAGCAGGCTCCGGACGGTGGCCCCGGGGTCAGTGCATCGAAATGA